Proteins found in one Pseudomonadota bacterium genomic segment:
- a CDS encoding SPASM domain-containing protein: MIDIHFYMKVYDLKKKIMNGERFDREYVFNKLEECRRTAPVVYNIETTNACNMRCQMCPRTTMMTRKVERLGTGVFEKIIEEFEPFSAAEWEEWQRFVEKSYHIDRNDMSENHYFLHVIPKVIQLHGYGDPLLDTEMPNRIKQLSARGFTSYFSCNPANIDVEKNIEMFKNGLGYIKYSIESVDDFLHKKIRGDASNFEASFQKIKQMLAAKKKYDLGTTIVITMLDLKRDDQEEEFAKLRQAFERLDVYIYMKSQDQQWYQGKDEGTNSLHWTEFCQFPWSSMTIKSNGEAAMCVEDFNNEIILGDTRKETLTEIWNGEKYGQFRRAQFDLKKGIKCTEQCDMKLVGGMCL; the protein is encoded by the coding sequence ATGATTGATATTCATTTTTATATGAAAGTCTATGATTTAAAGAAAAAGATCATGAACGGTGAAAGGTTTGACCGGGAATATGTCTTTAATAAGCTTGAGGAATGCAGAAGAACGGCGCCGGTAGTATATAATATCGAAACAACAAACGCCTGTAATATGCGCTGCCAGATGTGCCCCCGAACAACAATGATGACCCGGAAGGTTGAACGGCTCGGGACTGGGGTGTTTGAGAAAATCATCGAGGAATTCGAGCCTTTTTCCGCAGCGGAATGGGAGGAATGGCAGCGCTTCGTTGAAAAGAGTTACCACATAGACCGCAACGACATGAGTGAAAATCATTATTTTCTCCATGTCATTCCAAAGGTCATACAGTTGCACGGCTATGGCGATCCGCTGCTGGATACGGAGATGCCGAACCGCATCAAGCAGCTGTCGGCACGGGGTTTCACCTCGTACTTCAGTTGCAACCCGGCAAATATCGATGTGGAAAAAAACATTGAGATGTTCAAAAACGGTCTTGGCTATATCAAGTATTCCATCGAAAGCGTTGATGATTTCCTCCATAAAAAAATCCGGGGAGACGCCTCGAATTTCGAGGCAAGTTTCCAGAAAATCAAACAGATGCTTGCAGCCAAGAAAAAGTACGATCTGGGCACAACCATCGTCATCACCATGCTTGACCTGAAGCGCGACGACCAGGAAGAGGAGTTTGCAAAACTCCGTCAGGCCTTTGAACGGCTGGATGTCTATATTTATATGAAAAGCCAGGACCAGCAATGGTACCAGGGCAAAGATGAGGGGACCAACTCCCTGCACTGGACGGAATTCTGCCAGTTCCCCTGGTCGTCCATGACCATCAAGTCAAACGGTGAGGCGGCCATGTGCGTCGAGGATTTCAACAATGAGATCATCCTGGGCGATACGAGAAAGGAAACCTTAACCGAGATCTGGAACGGTGAAAAATACGGGCAATTTCGTCGAGCGCAGTTTGACTTGAAAAAAGGGATTAAATGCACTGAGCAGTGCGACATGAAGCTGGTGGGCGGCATGTGCCTGTGA
- a CDS encoding acylneuraminate cytidylyltransferase family protein yields the protein MRTIAFVPARCGSKSIPLKNIKSFCGKPLIYWVLKALDGVDRVDETHVATDCEEIKAMVKGFGFSKTKIYMREPENAQDHSSTESVILEFLENQHTEDDCTFLLVQATCPLTQSSDFINALEIYRNRKADSLLSCARVKIFLWSREGKPLNYDYNNRPRRQEIQGELMENGAFYITSVGNVRKNRNRLSGNISIYEMPEYTAIDIDDEDDWLVAEMLMNKYILKNGVE from the coding sequence ATGAGAACAATAGCCTTTGTGCCTGCACGATGCGGCAGCAAATCAATACCCCTTAAAAATATTAAGTCGTTCTGTGGAAAGCCGTTAATTTACTGGGTCCTCAAAGCATTGGACGGCGTTGATAGAGTTGATGAGACCCATGTTGCAACTGACTGTGAAGAAATCAAGGCAATGGTGAAAGGGTTCGGTTTTTCCAAGACAAAGATATACATGCGCGAGCCGGAAAACGCCCAGGACCATTCCTCAACGGAAAGCGTGATTCTCGAGTTTCTGGAAAATCAGCACACCGAAGATGATTGCACCTTCCTGCTAGTCCAGGCAACCTGTCCATTGACGCAAAGCAGCGATTTCATAAATGCTCTGGAAATTTATAGGAACAGAAAGGCGGATTCTCTTCTTTCTTGCGCGCGAGTGAAGATATTTCTTTGGAGTAGAGAAGGGAAGCCATTGAACTATGATTACAATAATCGGCCTCGCCGACAGGAAATTCAGGGTGAATTAATGGAAAATGGGGCATTTTATATAACAAGCGTAGGGAATGTCAGGAAAAACAGGAATCGTCTTTCCGGGAATATATCAATATATGAAATGCCTGAGTATACTGCAATTGATATTGACGATGAAGATGATTGGCTTGTCGCAGAAATGTTGATGAATAAGTATATACTGAAAAATGGTGTTGAATGA
- a CDS encoding SDR family oxidoreductase, translating to MTNGLFSIKDKVILVTGAFGLVGREITASFLAHGARVIVAGHNPAQVKDVGNELAENFDSDSFLVCALDVTAAESIEKCLSSGLSRFGSMDVLVNNAAINAKFDKGVVDKNYFSRFENYPIELLRRSVEVNLVGAVQMAQAACRQMLKQGQGNIINVASSYSLIAPNQQLYDFGEDDVQFKPVDYVASKSFMPNFTRYLATFYAKDNIRCNAIAPHGIFNDHDDKFVHNFAQLSPMGRMCEKSEISGPFIFLASEASSYMTGTVVVVDGGWTAW from the coding sequence ATGACAAACGGATTATTTTCCATCAAGGATAAGGTCATACTGGTCACCGGTGCTTTCGGCCTTGTGGGCCGGGAGATCACCGCAAGCTTTCTTGCGCATGGCGCCAGGGTCATCGTTGCCGGGCATAATCCGGCGCAGGTGAAGGATGTTGGCAATGAATTGGCTGAAAACTTTGATTCTGATTCTTTTCTGGTGTGTGCCCTGGATGTCACTGCCGCCGAAAGTATAGAAAAATGCCTGTCCTCGGGGCTCTCCAGGTTTGGGTCAATGGATGTGCTGGTCAACAACGCCGCGATAAACGCCAAATTCGACAAGGGGGTTGTGGACAAAAATTATTTCAGTCGATTTGAAAATTATCCGATAGAGCTGTTGAGAAGGTCTGTTGAAGTCAATCTTGTAGGCGCGGTGCAGATGGCGCAGGCAGCATGCAGGCAGATGCTGAAACAGGGACAGGGCAATATCATTAATGTCGCCTCATCTTACTCCCTCATTGCCCCGAACCAGCAGCTTTACGATTTCGGTGAGGATGATGTGCAGTTCAAGCCCGTTGATTACGTTGCCAGTAAATCCTTCATGCCGAATTTTACGCGGTATCTGGCAACATTTTATGCAAAGGATAACATCCGCTGCAATGCCATTGCCCCCCATGGAATATTTAACGATCATGACGATAAATTCGTTCACAATTTTGCACAGTTGTCACCCATGGGCCGGATGTGTGAAAAGTCGGAGATCAGCGGGCCGTTCATCTTTCTGGCCTCGGAGGCCTCAAGTTATATGACCGGCACGGTGGTTGTGGTGGACGGCGGCTGGACAGCATGGTAG